A region from the Pseudomonas cucumis genome encodes:
- the pyk gene encoding pyruvate kinase, producing MTPDKKVKILATLGPATNGIDDIRELVQAGVNIFRLNFSHGDHADHAQRYQWIREVERQLNYPLGILMDLQGPKLRVGKFAQGKVQLHRGQALRLDLDPTPGDERRVNLPHPEIIAALEPGMDLLLDDGKLRLRVVTKYVDAIDTTVLNGGELSDRKGVNVPQAVLDLSPLTAKDRRDLSFGLELGVDWVALSFVQRPQDIREARALIGDKAYLMAKIEKPSAVTQLREIAELSDAIMVARGDLGVEVPAESVPQIQKNIISTCRQLGKPVVVATQMLESMRFSPAPTRAEVTDVANAVAEGADAVMLSAETASGEYPLEAVQMMSKIIRQVENGPDYQAQLDVSRPKAEATVSDAISCAIRRISNVLPVAVLVNYSESGTSSLRAARERPTVPILNLTPNLQTARRLTVAWGVHSVVNDRLRQVDEVCSTALEIAQAQGMAQRGDTLLITAGVPFGQPGSTNSLRIETLI from the coding sequence ATGACGCCTGATAAGAAGGTCAAAATCCTCGCCACCCTTGGCCCGGCCACCAACGGAATCGACGACATCCGTGAGCTGGTGCAGGCCGGGGTCAATATCTTTCGCCTGAACTTCAGCCACGGCGATCACGCCGACCACGCGCAGCGCTATCAGTGGATTCGTGAAGTCGAGCGCCAGCTGAATTATCCGCTGGGGATTTTGATGGACCTGCAAGGCCCGAAATTGCGGGTCGGCAAATTCGCCCAAGGCAAAGTGCAGCTGCATCGTGGTCAGGCCTTGCGTCTGGACCTGGACCCGACGCCGGGCGATGAGCGCCGGGTCAACTTGCCTCACCCGGAAATCATCGCAGCGCTGGAGCCTGGCATGGACCTGCTGCTGGACGACGGCAAGCTGCGCCTGCGAGTGGTGACCAAATACGTCGACGCTATCGACACCACGGTGCTCAATGGCGGCGAGCTGTCGGATCGCAAAGGCGTCAACGTGCCGCAAGCGGTGCTGGATCTGAGCCCCCTGACCGCCAAGGATCGTCGCGACTTGAGCTTCGGTCTGGAGCTGGGGGTGGATTGGGTCGCGCTGTCGTTCGTGCAACGCCCGCAAGACATCCGCGAAGCCCGCGCACTGATCGGCGACAAGGCGTATTTGATGGCGAAGATCGAGAAGCCATCGGCCGTGACTCAACTGCGGGAAATCGCCGAATTGAGCGATGCGATCATGGTCGCTCGCGGTGATCTGGGCGTGGAAGTCCCGGCCGAGAGCGTGCCGCAGATTCAGAAAAACATCATCAGCACCTGCCGCCAACTCGGCAAACCGGTGGTGGTGGCGACGCAGATGCTGGAGTCAATGCGTTTCTCCCCCGCCCCGACCCGCGCCGAAGTCACTGACGTCGCCAACGCGGTGGCCGAAGGTGCGGACGCGGTGATGCTGTCGGCGGAAACCGCATCCGGCGAGTACCCGCTGGAAGCTGTGCAGATGATGAGCAAGATCATCCGTCAGGTGGAAAACGGCCCCGACTATCAGGCCCAACTGGACGTGAGCCGACCGAAAGCCGAGGCGACCGTTTCCGATGCGATCAGCTGTGCGATCCGTCGCATCAGCAACGTGTTGCCAGTGGCGGTGTTGGTGAATTACAGCGAGTCGGGCACATCGAGTTTGCGTGCGGCGCGGGAACGGCCGACGGTGCCGATCCTCAACCTGACGCCGAACCTGCAAACCGCGCGGCGTTTGACGGTGGCGTGGGGCGTGCACTCGGTGGTCAATGACCGGCTGCGCCAGGTGGACGAAGTGTGCTCGACGGCGCTGGAAATCGCCCAGGCGCAGGGGATGGCTCAGCGCGGGGATACGTTGCTGATTACGGCGGGGGTGCCGTTCGGGCAGCCGGGGTCGACCAATTCGTTGCGTATCGAGACATTAATCTAA
- a CDS encoding glycerate kinase type-2 family protein, giving the protein MSVDPQQLLRELFATAIDAAHPQHVLEAHLPKDRSGRVIVIGAGKAAAAMAQVVERCWQGEVSGLVVTRYGHGAPCEKIEVVEAAHPVPDAAGLAVAKRVLELVSNLSEDDRVIFLLSGGGSALLALPAAGITLADKQSINKALLKSGATIGEMNCVRKHLSAIKGGRLGKACWPATVYTYAISDVPGDLATVIASGPTVADPSTSAEALAILKRYGIEVPVSVRNWLQSPESETVKPGDPSLARSHFQLIARPQQSLEAAAVKARQAGFSPLILGDLEGESRDVAKVHAGIARQIVQHGQPLAAPCVILSGGETTVTVRGNGRGGRNAEFLLSLTDSLKGLPGVYALAGDTDGIDGSEDNAGALMTPGSYARAAALGLSASDELDNNNGYGYFAALDALIVTEPTRTNVNDLRAILILESPKHDA; this is encoded by the coding sequence ATGTCGGTCGATCCGCAACAACTGCTGCGCGAGCTGTTTGCCACAGCCATCGACGCGGCTCATCCGCAGCACGTCCTCGAAGCCCATTTGCCCAAAGATCGCAGCGGCCGGGTGATCGTCATTGGCGCCGGTAAAGCCGCAGCGGCCATGGCCCAGGTGGTCGAGCGCTGCTGGCAGGGCGAAGTGTCCGGCCTGGTGGTGACCCGCTACGGCCACGGCGCCCCGTGCGAAAAAATCGAAGTGGTCGAAGCCGCGCACCCGGTGCCGGATGCGGCTGGTTTGGCTGTCGCGAAACGGGTGCTGGAACTGGTCAGCAACCTGAGCGAAGACGACCGCGTGATCTTCCTGCTCTCGGGCGGTGGCTCTGCCCTGCTCGCGTTACCCGCCGCCGGCATCACCCTCGCCGACAAACAGTCGATCAACAAAGCCCTGCTCAAATCCGGCGCGACCATTGGCGAGATGAATTGCGTGCGCAAGCACCTCTCGGCGATCAAGGGCGGACGTCTGGGCAAAGCCTGCTGGCCGGCCACGGTTTATACCTATGCGATTTCCGATGTACCGGGCGACCTCGCCACGGTCATCGCCTCTGGCCCCACTGTGGCCGACCCGAGCACCTCCGCCGAAGCGCTGGCGATCCTCAAGCGCTATGGCATCGAAGTCCCGGTCTCGGTGCGCAACTGGCTGCAAAGCCCGGAATCGGAAACGGTCAAACCCGGCGATCCGAGCCTGGCCCGCAGTCATTTCCAGTTGATCGCACGCCCACAGCAATCGCTGGAAGCGGCCGCGGTGAAAGCCCGTCAGGCCGGCTTCAGCCCGTTGATTCTCGGCGACCTGGAAGGCGAATCCCGGGACGTGGCGAAAGTCCACGCCGGCATCGCGCGACAGATCGTCCAGCACGGCCAGCCGCTGGCAGCACCGTGCGTGATTCTGTCCGGCGGCGAAACCACCGTCACCGTTCGCGGCAATGGCCGTGGCGGGCGCAACGCCGAATTCCTGCTGAGCCTGACCGACAGCCTCAAAGGCCTGCCCGGCGTCTACGCGCTGGCCGGTGACACCGACGGTATCGACGGCTCCGAAGACAACGCCGGCGCCCTCATGACCCCGGGCAGTTACGCCCGCGCCGCCGCCCTCGGCCTGAGCGCCAGCGATGAACTGGACAACAACAATGGCTACGGCTATTTCGCCGCGCTGGACGCGCTGATCGTCACCGAGCCGACTCGCACCAACGTCAACGACTTGCGCGCCATTCTGATTCTCGAGAGCCCTAAACATGACGCCTGA
- a CDS encoding 2-hydroxy-3-oxopropionate reductase, with amino-acid sequence MAKIGFIGTGIMGHPMALNLQKAGHSLFLSAHHDPAPADLITAGAVALANPKEVAQEAEFIIVMVPDTPQVDDVLFRADGVAAGVSKGKVVIDMSSISPTATKAFAAKINEKGAQYLDAPVSGGEVGAKAATLSIMVGGDADAFERALPLFQAMGKNITLVGGNGDGQTAKVANQIIVALNIQAVAEALLFASKNGADPAKVREALMGGFASSKILEVHGERMIKGTFDPGFRISLHQKDLNLALAGARELGINLPNTANTQQVFSTCAAIGGSNWDHSALIKGLEHMANFSIRDK; translated from the coding sequence ATGGCTAAAATCGGATTTATCGGCACCGGCATCATGGGCCACCCAATGGCGTTGAACCTGCAGAAAGCCGGTCACAGCCTGTTCCTGTCGGCACACCACGACCCCGCGCCTGCCGATCTGATCACCGCTGGCGCCGTCGCGCTGGCGAACCCGAAAGAAGTGGCCCAGGAAGCTGAATTCATCATCGTCATGGTCCCGGATACTCCGCAGGTCGATGACGTGCTGTTCCGCGCCGACGGCGTTGCAGCCGGCGTCAGCAAGGGCAAAGTCGTGATCGACATGAGCTCGATCTCGCCAACCGCCACCAAAGCCTTCGCGGCCAAGATCAACGAGAAAGGCGCTCAATACCTCGACGCGCCGGTGTCCGGCGGCGAAGTCGGCGCCAAGGCTGCGACCTTGAGCATCATGGTCGGTGGCGATGCCGATGCGTTCGAACGCGCCCTGCCGCTGTTCCAGGCCATGGGCAAGAACATCACTCTGGTGGGCGGTAATGGCGACGGTCAAACCGCGAAAGTGGCTAATCAAATCATCGTTGCGCTGAACATTCAGGCCGTCGCCGAAGCCTTGCTGTTCGCCTCGAAAAACGGTGCTGATCCGGCCAAGGTGCGTGAAGCGCTGATGGGCGGTTTCGCGTCGTCGAAGATCCTTGAAGTTCACGGCGAACGCATGATCAAGGGCACCTTCGACCCGGGCTTCCGCATCAGCCTGCACCAGAAGGATTTGAACCTGGCACTGGCCGGCGCTCGCGAACTGGGCATCAACTTGCCGAACACCGCCAATACCCAGCAAGTGTTCAGCACCTGCGCGGCTATCGGCGGCAGCAACTGGGACCACTCGGCGCTGATCAAGGGCCTGGAACACATGGCGAATTTCTCGATTCGCGATAAGTAA
- the hyi gene encoding hydroxypyruvate isomerase produces the protein MPRFAANLSMLFTEQDFLARFDAAAKAGFSGVEYLFPYDFSSAEIKAKLDANGLTQVLFNLPAGDWAKGERGIACLPDRVEEFRAGVDLAIAYANVLGNTQINCLAGIRPQGVDDATVEKTFVANLKYAADKLQAAGIKLVMEAINTRDIPGFYLNNTAQALSIREQVGSANLFLQYDIYHMQIMEGDLARTMAAHLDEINHIQLADNPGRNEPGTGEINYRFLFEHLDRIGYQGWVGCEYKPLTTTEAGLGWLKTHNAI, from the coding sequence ATGCCGCGTTTCGCAGCCAACCTGTCCATGCTGTTCACCGAGCAGGATTTTCTTGCCCGTTTCGACGCTGCCGCCAAGGCCGGCTTCAGTGGTGTCGAATACCTGTTCCCCTACGATTTCAGTTCCGCCGAAATCAAAGCCAAGCTCGATGCCAATGGCTTGACCCAGGTGTTGTTCAACCTGCCGGCGGGTGACTGGGCCAAGGGCGAACGCGGTATCGCGTGCTTGCCGGATCGGGTCGAAGAATTCCGCGCCGGTGTCGATCTGGCCATCGCTTACGCCAACGTGCTGGGCAATACCCAGATCAACTGCCTGGCCGGTATTCGCCCACAAGGCGTCGACGATGCCACCGTGGAAAAGACCTTTGTCGCCAACCTCAAGTACGCGGCCGACAAGCTGCAAGCGGCGGGCATCAAACTGGTGATGGAAGCGATCAACACCCGTGACATCCCGGGCTTCTACCTGAACAACACGGCGCAAGCCCTGTCGATTCGCGAACAAGTCGGCAGCGCCAACCTGTTCCTGCAATACGACATCTATCACATGCAAATCATGGAGGGCGACCTGGCCCGCACCATGGCCGCACACCTGGACGAGATCAACCACATTCAGTTGGCCGACAACCCTGGGCGCAACGAGCCGGGCACCGGTGAAATCAACTACCGCTTCCTGTTCGAACACCTGGACCGCATCGGCTATCAGGGTTGGGTCGGCTGTGAATACAAGCCGCTGACCACCACCGAAGCGGGTCTGGGCTGGTTGAAAACCCATAACGCGATTTGA
- the gcl gene encoding glyoxylate carboligase produces the protein MSKMRAIEAAVLVMRREGVDTAFGIPGAAINPLYSALQKVGGIDHVLARHVEGASHMAEGYTRTKAGNIGVCIGTSGPAGTDMVTGLYSASADSIPILCITGQAPRARMHKEDFQAVDITSIVKPVTKWSTTVMEPGQVPYAFQKAFYEMRSGRPGPVLIDLPFDVQMAEIEFDIDAYEPLPLAKPTANRVQIEKALAMLDQAERPLLVAGGGIINADASELLVEFAELTGIPVIPTLMGWGTIPDDHPLMVGMVGLQTSHRYGNATMLKSDLVLGVGNRWANRHTGSVDVYTEGRKFIHVDIEPTQIGRVFTPDLGIVSDAAAALTVFIEVAREWQAAGKLKNRSAWLQDCQQRKASLQRKTHFDNVPVKPQRVYEEMNQVFGKDTCYVSTIGLSQIAGAQFLHVYKPRHWINCGQAGPLGWTIPAALGVVKADPTRKVVALSGDYDFQFMIEELAVGAQFKLPYIHVVVNNSYLGLIRQAQRGFDMDYCVQLSFDNLNAPELNGYGVDHVAVAEGLGCKALRVFEPGQIQPALRKAQELIEEFKVPVIVEIILERVTNISMGTEINAVNEFEDLALVGNDAPTAISLLD, from the coding sequence ATGAGCAAAATGAGAGCAATCGAAGCCGCCGTTCTGGTGATGCGCCGTGAAGGGGTTGATACCGCTTTTGGCATCCCAGGCGCCGCGATCAACCCGCTGTACTCCGCCTTGCAGAAGGTCGGTGGCATCGATCACGTCCTCGCTCGCCACGTTGAAGGCGCCTCGCACATGGCCGAGGGCTACACCCGCACCAAGGCCGGCAACATCGGCGTGTGCATCGGCACGTCCGGCCCGGCCGGCACGGACATGGTCACCGGGCTCTACAGCGCCTCGGCCGACTCGATCCCGATCCTGTGCATCACCGGGCAAGCACCGCGGGCCCGTATGCACAAGGAAGACTTCCAGGCCGTCGACATCACCAGCATAGTCAAGCCGGTCACCAAATGGTCGACCACGGTTATGGAGCCGGGCCAGGTGCCTTACGCGTTCCAGAAAGCCTTCTATGAAATGCGCTCCGGCCGCCCAGGCCCAGTGCTGATCGACCTGCCGTTCGACGTGCAGATGGCTGAAATCGAATTCGACATCGACGCCTATGAGCCGCTGCCGCTGGCCAAGCCGACCGCCAACCGCGTGCAAATCGAGAAGGCCCTGGCCATGCTCGATCAGGCTGAGCGCCCATTGCTGGTGGCCGGTGGCGGCATCATCAATGCCGACGCCAGCGAGTTGCTGGTGGAGTTCGCCGAGCTGACCGGCATTCCAGTGATCCCGACCCTGATGGGCTGGGGCACCATTCCCGACGATCACCCGCTGATGGTCGGCATGGTCGGTCTGCAAACCTCGCACCGTTACGGCAACGCCACGATGTTGAAGTCGGACCTGGTACTGGGCGTCGGTAACCGTTGGGCTAACCGTCACACCGGTTCGGTAGACGTTTACACCGAAGGCCGCAAATTCATTCACGTCGACATCGAACCGACCCAGATCGGCCGCGTGTTCACCCCGGACCTGGGCATCGTGTCCGACGCCGCTGCCGCGTTGACCGTGTTCATCGAAGTCGCTCGCGAATGGCAAGCCGCCGGCAAACTGAAAAACCGCAGCGCCTGGCTGCAAGACTGCCAGCAGCGCAAAGCCAGCCTGCAGCGCAAGACCCACTTCGACAACGTGCCGGTCAAGCCGCAACGGGTTTACGAAGAGATGAACCAGGTGTTCGGCAAGGACACCTGTTACGTCAGCACTATTGGTCTGTCGCAGATTGCCGGCGCGCAGTTCCTGCACGTCTACAAACCGCGTCACTGGATCAACTGCGGCCAGGCCGGCCCACTGGGCTGGACCATTCCGGCAGCGCTCGGCGTGGTCAAGGCCGATCCGACCCGCAAGGTGGTGGCGCTCTCGGGCGACTACGACTTCCAGTTCATGATCGAAGAACTAGCGGTGGGTGCGCAGTTCAAGCTGCCATACATCCACGTTGTGGTGAACAACTCGTACCTGGGGCTGATCCGTCAGGCTCAGCGCGGTTTCGACATGGACTACTGCGTGCAGCTGTCCTTCGACAACCTCAACGCTCCGGAACTCAACGGTTACGGTGTCGACCACGTCGCTGTCGCCGAAGGCCTGGGTTGCAAGGCGCTGCGGGTGTTCGAACCGGGTCAGATCCAGCCTGCCCTGCGCAAGGCTCAGGAACTGATCGAAGAGTTCAAGGTGCCGGTGATCGTCGAGATCATTCTGGAGCGCGTGACCAACATTTCCATGGGCACCGAGATCAACGCCGTCAACGAATTCGAAGACCTGGCGCTGGTCGGCAACGATGCGCCAACGGCGATTTCGTTGCTCGATTAA
- a CDS encoding GlcG/HbpS family heme-binding protein, producing MSALTLNVAVNLANQAISAGREISAAPLTVAVLDAGGHLITLQREDGASLLRPQIAIGKAWGAIALGKGSRLLAQDAQQRPAFFAALNSLGQGSVVPVPGGVLIRDQDGNVLGAMGISGDLSDVDEQCAIRAIEAQGLRADAGVVG from the coding sequence ATGAGCGCTTTAACCTTGAACGTCGCAGTCAACCTGGCCAATCAGGCCATCTCCGCAGGCCGGGAAATCTCCGCCGCGCCCTTGACCGTTGCCGTGCTGGATGCCGGCGGGCACTTGATAACGCTGCAACGCGAGGACGGCGCCAGCCTGCTACGCCCGCAGATCGCCATCGGCAAAGCCTGGGGCGCGATCGCCCTGGGCAAAGGCTCTCGCCTGCTCGCCCAGGACGCTCAACAACGCCCCGCGTTCTTCGCCGCGCTGAATAGCCTGGGGCAGGGCAGCGTCGTCCCGGTACCGGGCGGCGTGCTGATTCGGGATCAGGATGGGAATGTGCTGGGAGCGATGGGTATCAGCGGTGATTTGTCTGATGTTGATGAGCAGTGTGCGATCAGGGCGATCGAGGCGCAGGGGTTGAGGGCGGATGCGGGGGTGGTTGGTTGA
- a CDS encoding REP-associated tyrosine transposase, translating into MPDLPASHRLRTGRYAEPNRIYLLTTNTLDREPVFADFALGRLVVHQFRQAQNTGLVNSLAWVVIPDHFHWLVELEKCSLSNLMRQTKSLIAREVNLSGNRNGPLWQQGYHDRALRREEDLVKMARYVVANPLRAGLVERLGDYPLWDAIWL; encoded by the coding sequence TTGCCTGATCTTCCTGCTTCACATCGCCTACGAACGGGGCGCTATGCCGAACCCAATCGAATCTATTTACTGACTACCAATACACTTGATCGCGAACCGGTTTTTGCGGATTTCGCATTGGGCAGATTGGTTGTTCATCAATTTCGCCAAGCACAAAACACAGGGTTAGTGAATTCACTGGCCTGGGTCGTTATACCTGATCACTTCCATTGGCTTGTCGAGCTGGAGAAATGTTCGCTCAGTAATCTGATGCGCCAAACCAAGTCACTGATTGCGCGAGAGGTGAATCTTTCCGGTAACAGGAATGGACCACTTTGGCAGCAGGGCTATCACGACCGGGCATTGAGGCGAGAAGAAGACTTGGTGAAGATGGCACGGTATGTAGTTGCCAATCCATTGCGGGCAGGTCTTGTAGAGCGGCTTGGCGACTATCCGTTGTGGGATGCTATTTGGCTTTAA
- a CDS encoding TetR/AcrR family transcriptional regulator: MSTIRERNKELILRAASEEFADKGFAATKTSDIAAKAGLPKPNVYYYFKSKENLYREVLESIIEPILQASTPFNADGVPSEVLSGYIRSKIRISRDLPFASKVFASEIMHGAPHLSPDLVEQLNGQARHNIDCIQTWIDRGQIAPIDPNHLMFSIWAATQTYADFDWQISAVTGKAKLDEADYEAAAQTIIRLVLKGCELD, from the coding sequence ATGAGCACCATCCGCGAGCGCAACAAAGAACTGATCCTGCGTGCCGCCAGTGAAGAATTTGCCGACAAGGGCTTCGCTGCGACCAAAACCAGTGACATCGCGGCCAAGGCCGGGCTACCCAAGCCTAACGTCTACTACTACTTCAAATCCAAGGAAAATCTCTACCGCGAGGTCCTGGAGAGCATCATCGAGCCGATCCTGCAGGCCTCGACGCCGTTCAACGCCGACGGCGTACCCAGCGAAGTGCTGAGCGGCTACATTCGCTCGAAAATCCGCATCTCCCGTGACCTGCCCTTCGCCTCCAAGGTGTTCGCCAGCGAAATCATGCACGGCGCCCCGCACCTGAGCCCCGACCTGGTCGAGCAGCTCAACGGCCAGGCCAGGCACAACATCGACTGCATCCAGACCTGGATCGACCGCGGCCAAATCGCCCCGATCGACCCCAACCACCTGATGTTCAGCATCTGGGCCGCCACCCAGACCTACGCCGACTTCGACTGGCAGATCTCTGCGGTTACCGGCAAGGCCAAGCTGGATGAGGCCGACTATGAAGCGGCGGCGCAGACGATTATCCGGTTGGTACTTAAGGGGTGTGAGCTGGACTGA
- a CDS encoding DUF808 domain-containing protein: protein MAGSSLLVLIDDIATVLDDVALMTKMAAKKTAGVLGDDLALNAQQVSGVRAEREIPVVWAVAKGSFLNKLILVPSALAISAFIPWLVTPLLMVGGAYLCFEGFEKLAHKFLHSKAEDQAEHAELVEAVANPAVDLVAFEKDKIKGAIRTDFILSAEIIAITLGTVADASLTQQVIVLSGIAIVMTIGVYGLVAGIVKLDDLGQWLALKPGQMAKSIGGGILRAAPYMMKSLSVIGTAAMFLVGGGILTHGVPVVHHWIESVSAGAGGAGFIVPTLLNAVAGIVAGAAVLVGVMAVSKVWKTVKA from the coding sequence ATGGCAGGAAGCAGTTTGCTGGTGCTGATCGACGACATCGCCACCGTACTGGACGATGTGGCGTTGATGACCAAAATGGCCGCGAAGAAGACCGCCGGCGTGCTTGGCGACGATCTGGCGCTCAACGCCCAGCAGGTTTCCGGCGTGCGTGCCGAGCGGGAAATCCCGGTGGTGTGGGCGGTGGCCAAGGGCTCGTTCCTTAACAAGCTGATCCTGGTGCCGTCGGCGTTGGCCATCAGTGCGTTCATTCCGTGGCTGGTCACGCCATTGTTGATGGTCGGTGGCGCTTACCTGTGCTTTGAAGGCTTCGAGAAACTCGCCCACAAATTCCTGCACAGCAAAGCTGAAGATCAGGCTGAACACGCAGAACTGGTCGAGGCTGTAGCCAACCCGGCGGTCGATCTGGTGGCGTTCGAAAAAGACAAGATCAAGGGGGCGATCCGTACCGACTTCATCCTCTCGGCGGAAATCATCGCCATTACCCTGGGCACCGTGGCTGATGCTTCGCTGACCCAGCAAGTGATCGTGCTCTCGGGCATCGCCATCGTCATGACCATCGGCGTCTACGGCTTGGTGGCCGGCATCGTCAAGCTCGACGACCTCGGTCAGTGGCTGGCCCTGAAGCCCGGCCAGATGGCCAAAAGCATCGGCGGCGGGATTCTGCGCGCGGCACCGTACATGATGAAAAGCCTGTCGGTGATCGGCACCGCGGCGATGTTTTTGGTCGGTGGCGGGATTCTGACCCATGGCGTGCCGGTGGTTCATCACTGGATCGAGAGTGTCAGCGCGGGTGCTGGTGGGGCCGGGTTTATCGTGCCGACGTTGCTGAATGCGGTGGCCGGGATTGTGGCGGGTGCGGCGGTGTTGGTTGGGGTGATGGCTGTCAGCAAGGTTTGGAAAACAGTAAAGGCCTGA